In a single window of the Populus alba chromosome 16, ASM523922v2, whole genome shotgun sequence genome:
- the LOC118051512 gene encoding uncharacterized protein isoform X7 — translation MTTESPTFLFFLQSLLPTDLNEKIEDAGLELQYKNSSEVPICHSLEQETIPVQDEKQPKVSDFEPQEQDHEENGPSKDLEKHAEDDFEACESMQNTNLENPSAEGAKTTEVNSKANEMAVEKEEKIHELESEEKLAIDDAGTNLEEEKQKKEEAHDEQTYQMATSDRIEEVTSDEVCSREFVDKKIERSVQAAGFQEAETPLKNGVGENYEMSSIVNEEVIDEPKITDIGEVIDEERIKDNATHPSSELVFDEKLVESSQDNETEAEMSKGDGVEEQMMKDDNAKVILQESIQEASVNDFQNDLKDAEKSGREMSEVSEAEKKDETNNNDESPDSTLQASLLKEQESLQTENLTAETEEKDEDGSSIRKDEDKDNDNGLKEFKECSEKETLKGEEDVEQISPKNELGENLESSASMIFAETEEVALNKTTQETEEEMDEGVEGVKKEIETGKEDGEEQVIEENDAKSIPIESIKEVIVSKLLDDENNAEEFIREIYEESVVAGTNENITDATYQNDGTTPDAAPETSTTKETLKDEEDVEQISPKNEPGENLESLAGMIPAKTEEVTLNKTTQKTEEEIEEGVESIKKEAETGKEDGEDQVIDENDAKSILVESIKDVPVSKLLNDENNAEAFKREIFEESVAAGTNDSITDETNKNDGTPNAALETSTVKQVEIVQGEGKDTIPAEASPKEEEEHDRARGFKRVGDNSSEIRLEEDLEKSEEETSKKIDAVAHETNQHIEFPSSTLETSPVQEQASVQRDNLTPEETSPEEKIYEDGSSNKKDEDKEKNTGLAEETRNAGETLKAEESLEQILQNDNLIENPKQSINMICAETEADAFSKMVDNHEEAIVEIPQGNAEAELLKEENIEVHVVEESNINSLSQESAEESPIKDFQNAAKNSEKSTEEMLESQIAGGDETNTNDEDCNSSLPISVDKIDESFEGEDKNITTAEASTHDEKEEHGSLDRADDGNDSNRDLTVTNQDSAREALKVQEDFEKELQRIELGEPEESSTVMAAETEAGTLSDKIDDVTSQEEVVTIQNIEETVEKEKKEEHGSLEKAGEGNDSNPDLTVTNQDSAREASKVQEDSQQELLRIEPGELEESSTVMAAETEAGTLSDKIDDVTSQEEVVTVPNIEETVEKEKKEEHGSLDKAGEGNDSNPDLTVTNQDSAREASKVQEDSEQELQRIEPGEPEESSTVMAAETEAGTLSDKIDDVTSQEEVVTIQNIEETVEKEKKEEHGPLDRADDGNDSNPDLTVTNQDSAREASKVQEDSEQELQRIEPGEPEESSTVMAAETEAGTLSDKIDDITSQEQVVTIQNIEETIEKEKKEEHGPLDKAGEGNDSNPDLTVTNQDSAREASKVQEDSQQELQRIEPGEPEESSTVMAAETKAGTLSDKIDDVTSQEEVATIQNIEETVEKEKKEEHGPLDRADDGNDSNPDLTVTNLDSAREASKVQEDSEQELPRIEPGELEESSTVRAAQTETGTLSDKIDDVTSQEEVVTVPNIEETEEKEKKEEHGSLDKAGEGNDSNPDLTVTNQDSVREASKVQEDSEQELQRIEPGELEESSTVMAAETEAGTLSDKIDDVTSQEEVVTIENIEETVEKEKKEEHGPLDRADDGNDSNPDLTVTDLDSAREASKVQEDSEQELQRIEPGEPAESSTVMAAETEAGALSDKIDDVTSQEEVVTVPNIEETIEKEKKEGSEDIDVTKVKRAVMEEDLKLVAEASDANKSVENDAEDENIISGGKEVETVEKKFELDSIQKLEVEEKRENKEEEAKNEDIKEVCGDTKPASLSVDAEEHVTTEEHTNTDISPQTTGETTAEEKAETVKEMEESVITSVDEDAEKKVPEEESAINDQSRIIYKGDESGMLVEQEVHEIIQTAEEYGDIGKQGSVIKDSYEAPLSSTDEEIPLHKETEDESDKVKPNEEVKDSKSEFTEPCEARGSVDRQEFETLRGEQGPNSDICLVKASEGVSEKESNKSPVEISYLESESKGEILEEVQPDVNDSSSALTTGIARETSFKEAEPEDKRQIESFEPAPQEKGPVTESTERTTLESVDIDAKPEDSNFIENEDHGIPAASEAEELKNEMHEETPITGSEDYKEETTNETSLDNVLDDKQVECSTILPKEPELMANEGNKATDENSTTYENIETPQTPQEIEIMLKEDMAINARDASKSVDPRIESIKEEVGSYQFDNLNEHRELDNEKQEGIDISKSSEVRDLANQGEICKLMSLEDEYSSNVGDEALKCFEVTSAERKEAVLEEDNSTKKYEDSLTDNVEANKAAFELEEGTNNQEQAIGTKDYGVLAEENFEVSESGKKLEGVSESETGDQSSQKIPETDPGKVENITEIQDRSLKSAEQSSLESQEVREETGEKTEPRFETEGDVKETQNTDETVKDVLLTEEVDQKVDKAGSETPKCTEKDVNDTLELCAKSTEDERVHEVKQSSLIAEECQEATESNEQTAIMSSDLQEAPTMEEMSLAKAINDEDNEMPAVLSTTKTAEESDEMIKIIKEEDSCCDKIKATTMVEIAKTSLEEAQLDEKPVQVSNITSNDAVSLEIEAEACQQEKIKDNVGLELPSNLASPNPIDDHENIMREQVAKENADADDVQENERASDVVYESKDHGIEELVTSKIKEENEKSSEIESLGVEAAANEIAIDQNPPEVLSKEEQGISATTERREENVKDVELLEDDLRKTEEVPLQMDDCRERDISQLELQSNKDTQNQSPKEVLEEECGTPDETKEEIKEGPKLVSMTSSQGFEALKEDESTSGRTVPEEKLEEQNQTPAAALLSKEEDCGTERIIENIEECVQVEIPTDPRNDSPKKITEDTRLHKEETNELEVSGFGFELNTGMQKDSLNEVQVEESKSPDDASKLQTPDYETSKEAFESMSEAHGHKGFTASQETEIEEKHPEVAITDLTAGEDRSEKIIDPAEIIHDEVIEEGTFERTSNLRTELSKEAFKSISEVHGHEALAESEDTEIKEKHPEVTVTDMAAEENQSERTIDATEIIHDKLKSEELTKRENQQIMEEKEGAKNGDPGNLGEETTKECQEEYELKAEEGLGDEGTQKDIQNEELYKEAEKADGIEKQMDTERIIEHLHLAAAENETMKESFLDEAGSELHLENQICEIASGNDGRTEAANVKEEEMDVEISQKEVPTDLVEANEATRDIHEEEETSKTTTEHIEEHVKEVVIEADEHPSAPKTTESTCSQKEETKDQEVCGSGVECSTDMQKNGSNEFDEEEGRTPDEDSTLQPQGYENKIKDKEYLPESNKMTEITETGAFEKTSDLRAETGEEAFKSVSEVHEHEVLAESEHPEIKKEKHTEVAVTDLVAGENQNKKTIAATEVVHDELTNEDEELTKQDKQQFKEEKEDTKNCNPIHLGEETTKESRQIHDLKAEESQEDKMETEIQNEEVSNESGEYHHLTAVENETINESFPDEALVENAEDMGTKLQVEKHSDEKTSGYDRTEAITNEEFGTEISEKESLQAPAEANETSQDIHQGERDSDSTSEKPIPIEAEPQETTERKKDAPQVLLQEPIVEATQGAGVGESEPGKATGIADVQGFEHKAERSIDEENIRGNDESMSAKTSLFDMMQSSTRERQVGGDVTEETRVEGEKAKSDEEKEDEEEEEEEGEEHKKTDSGSDAPVMVEASRDIVDVKVASKKHYNILSGVGSKVKNSISKVKKAITGKSSHPKQHSPK, via the exons ATGACAACAGAATCACCAACTTTTCTATTCTTCTTGCAGAGTCTTCTACCAACGGACTTGAATGAGAAGATTGAAGACGCAGGACTTGAGCTTCAGTACAAGAATTCCAGTGAGGTGCCCATATGTCATTCGTTGGAACAAGAAACAATACCAGTACAAGACGAAAAACAGCCAAAAGTATCTGATTTTGAACCTCAAGAACAAGATCATGAAGAAAATGGACCATCTAAAGACTTGGAAAAACATGCTGAAGATGACTTTGAAGCATGTGAAAGCATGCAGAACACCAATTTAGAGAATCCGTCTGCCGAAGGGGCAAAAACAACAGAAGTGAACTCAAAAGCAAATGAAATGGCTGTTGAGAAAGAGGAAAAGATCCATGAATTGGAATCGGAGGAAAAGTTAGCGATCGATGATGCTGGGACTAACTTAGAAGAGGAGAAGCAAAAGAAGGAAGAAGCCCATGATGAACAGACATATCAAATGGCAACAA GTGATAGAATTGAAGAAGTAACCTCAGATGAAGTTTGCAGTAGAGAATTTGTTGACAAAAAAATAGAGCGTAGTGTTCAAGCAGCAGGTTTTCAGGAGGCAGAAACACCATTAAAAAACGGAGTTGGAGAGAATTACGAAATGAGTAGCATAGTAAACGAAGAG GTGATTGATGAACCTAAGATCACAGACATTGGAGAGGTCATTGATGAAGAGAGAATTAAAGATAATGCAACACACCCTTCATCAGAACTAGTCTTTGATGAAAAGTTAGTTGAGAGCTCCCAAGACAATGAAACAGAGGCAGAGATGTCAAAAGGAGATGGCGTTGAAGAACAGATGATGAAGGACGACAATGCTAAGGTCATCTTACAAGAATCTATTCAAGAAGCCTCAGTTAATGACTTCCAAAATGATTTGAAGGATGCTGAAAAGTCCGGCAGAGAG ATGTCTGAAGTGTCCGAGGCGGAAAAAAAGGATGAGACAAACAATAATGATGAAAGCCCCGACTCAACTCTACAGGCTTCACTGCTAAAAGAACAGGAAAGTTTGCAAACTGAAAATCTAACTGCAGAAACAGAGGAAAAAGATGAAGACGGATCTTCTATCAGAAAGGATGAAGATAAGGACAATGATAATGGGCTAAAAGAGTTTAAGGAGTGCAGTGAGAAAGAGACATTGAAAGGTGAAGAAGATGTAGAACAAATATCGCCGAAGAATGAGCTAGGAGAAAATCTTGAAAGTTCGGCTAGCATGATATTTGCAGAAACCGAGGAAGTTGCTTTGAATAAAACGACTCAAGAAACTGAGGAAGAGATGGATGAGGGTGTTGAAGGTGTAAAAAAGGAGATAGAAACTGGAAAAGAAGATGGCGAGGAACAAGTCATTGAAGAGAACGATGCTAAAAGCATCCCAATAGAATCTATCAAGGAAGTTATAGTTAGCAAACTGCTGGATGATGAAAATAATGCCGAGGAGTTCATAAGAGAG ATTTATGAGGAATCTGTGGTAGCTGGAACAAATGAGAATATTACAGATGCGACGTATCAGAATGATGGAACAACCCCTGATGCAGCTCCTGAAACTTCAACAACGAAAGAGACATTGAAAGATGAAGAGGATGTAGAGCAAATATCACCAAAGAATGAGCCAGGAGAAAATCTTGAAAGTTTAGCTGGTATGATACCTGCAAAAACCGAGGAAGTTACTTTGAATAAAACAACTCAAAAAACGGAGGAAGAGATAGAGGAGGGTGTTGAAAGCATCAAGAAAGAGGCAGAAACTGGAAAAGAAGATGGCGAGGATCAGGTCATTGATGAGAACGATGCTAAAAGCATCCTAGTAGAATCTATCAAGGATGTTCCAGTTAGCAAactattaaatgatgaaaataatgcTGAGGCGTTTAAAAGAGAG ATTTTTGAGGAATCTGTGGCAGCTGGAACAAATGATAGTATTACAGATGAGACGAATAAGAATGATGGAACCCCCAACGCAGCGCTTGAAACTTCAACAGTGAAACAAGTGGAAATTGTGCAGGGTGAGGGTAAGGACACAATTCCAGCAGAAGCTTCGccaaaagaggaggaagaacaTGATCGGGCTAGAGGGTTTAAAAGGGTTGGAGATAATTCCAGCGAAATCAGGCTGGAGGAGGATCTAGAGAAGAGTGAAGAGGaaacatccaaaaaaattgatgctGTTGCACATGAGACAAATCAGCACATTGAATTCCCTAGCTCGACTCTGGAAACTTCACCAGTACAAGAACAGGCAAGCGTGCAAAGAGATAACCTAACTCCAGAAGAAACTTCACCAGAAGAGAAAATATATGAGGATGGATCTTCCAACAAAAAGGATGAAGACAAGGAGAAGAACACTGGGCTAGCTGAAGAGACACGGAATGCCGGGGAAACATTGAAGGCTGAAGAAAGTTTAGAGCAAATTTTGCAGAATgataatttgattgaaaatcCCAAACAATCAATCAACATGATATGTGCAGAAACTGAGGCAGATGCTTTCAGTAAAATGGTTGATAACCATGAAGAAGCAATAGTTGAGATTCCTCAAGGAAATGCAGAGGCAGAATTgcttaaagaagaaaatatcgAGGTTCATGTCGTAGAAGAGAGCAATATCAATAGCCTCTCACAAGAATCCGCTGAAGAAAGTCCAATTAAGGACTTCCAGAATGCTGCAAAGAATTCTGAGAAGTCCACCGAGGAG ATGTTAGAGTCTCAAATAGCTGGAGGTGATGAAACAAATACGAATGATGAAGACTGCAACTCAAGTCTTCCCATTTCCGTGGATAAAATAGATGAAAGTTTCGAGGGTGAGGATAAGAACATCACTACAGCTGAGGCTTCAACACATGATGAAAAAGAAGAGCATGGATCTTTGGACAGAGCTGATGATGGAAATGATAGCAATCGTGACCTAACTGTGACTAACCAGGACAGCGCAAGGGAAGCGTTGAAGGTCCAAgaagattttgaaaaagaattgcAGAGAATTGAACTAGGAGAACCTGAAGAGTCATCAACTGTTATGGCTGCTGAAACCGAGGCAGGCACTTTGAGTGACAAGATTGATGATGTTACAAGCCAGGAAGAAGTTGTCACCATCCAAAACATTGAAGAAACcgtagagaaagaaaagaaagaagagcatGGATCTTTGGAAAAAGCAGGTGAAGGAAATGATAGCAATCCTGACCTAACTGTGACTAACCAGGACAGCGCAAGGGAAGCATCGAAGGTCCAAGAAGATTCTCAACAAGAATTGCTGAGAATTGAACCAGGAGAACTTGAAGAGTCATCAACTGTTATGGCTGCTGAAACTGAGGCAGGCACTTTGAGTGACAAGATTGATGATGTTACAAGCCAGGAAGAAGTTGTCACAGTCCCAAACATTGAAGAAACcgtagagaaagaaaagaaagaagagcatGGATCTTTGGACAAAGCAGGTGAAGGTAATGATAGCAATCCTGACCTAACTGTTACCAACCAGGACAGCGCAAGGGAAGCATCTAAGGTCCAAGAAGATTCTGAACAAGAATTGCAGAGAATTGAACCAGGAGAACCTGAAGAGTCATCAACTGTTATGGCTGCTGAAACCGAGGCAGGCACTTTGAGTGACAAGATTGATGATGTTACAAGCCAGGAAGAAGTTGTCACCATCCAAAACATTGAAGAAAccgtagaaaaagaaaagaaagaagagcatGGACCTTTGGACAGAGCAGATGATGGAAATGATAGCAATCCTGACCTAACCGTGACTAACCAGGACAGTGCAAGGGAAGCATCGAAGGTCCAAGAAGATTCTGAACAAGAATTGCAGAGAATTGAACCAGGAGAACCTGAAGAGTCATCAACTGTTATGGCCGCTGAAACTGAGGCGGGCACTTTGAGTGACAAGATTGATGATATTACAAGCCAGGAACAAGTTGTCACCATCCAAAACATTGAAGAGAccattgagaaagaaaagaaagaagagcatGGACCTTTGGACAAAGCAGGTGAAGGTAATGATAGCAATCCTGACCTAACTGTTACTAACCAGGACAGCGCAAGGGAAGCATCGAAGGTCCAAGAAGATTCTCAACAAGAATTGCAGAGAATTGAACCAGGAGAACCTGAAGAGTCATCAACTGTTATGGCTGCTGAAACTAAGGCAGGCACTTTGAGTGACAAGATTGATGATGTTACAAGCCAGGAAGAAGTTGCCACCATCCAAAACATTGAAGAAACcgtagagaaagaaaagaaagaagagcatGGACCTTTGGACAGAGCAGATGATGGAAACGATAGCAATCCTGACCTAACTGTGACTAACCTGGACAGCGCAAGGGAAGCATCGAAGGTCCAAGAAGATTCTGAACAGGAATTGCCGAGAATCGAACCAGGAGAACTTGAAGAGTCATCAACTGTAAGGGCTGCTCAAACTGAGACGGGCACTTTGAGTGACAAGATTGATGATGTTACAAGCCAGGAAGAAGTTGTCACAGTCCCGAACATTGAAGAAAccgaagagaaagaaaagaaagaagagcatGGATCTTTGGACAAAGCAGGTGAAGGTAATGATAGCAATCCTGACCTAACTGTTACCAACCAGGACAGCGTAAGGGAAGCATCTAAGGTCCAAGAAGATTCTGAACAAGAACTGCAGAGAATTGAACCAGGAGAACTTGAAGAGTCATCAACTGTTATGGCTGCTGAAACCGAGGCAGGCACTTTGAGTGACAAGATTGATGATGTTACGAGCCAGGAAGAAGTTGTCACCATCGAAAACATTGAAGAAACcgtagagaaagaaaagaaagaagagcatGGACCTTTGGACAGAGCAGATGATGGAAACGATAGCAATCCTGACCTAACCGTGACTGACCTGGACAGCGCAAGGGAAGCATCGAAGGTCCAAGAAGATTCTGAACAAGAACTGCAGAGAATTGAACCAGGAGAACCTGCGGAGTCATCAACTGTTATGGCTGCTGAAACTGAGGCGGGCGCTTTGAGTGACAAGATTGATGATGTTACAAGCCAGGAAGAAGTTGTCACAGTCCCAAACATTGAAGAAAccattgagaaagaaaagaaagaaggaagtgAAGATATAGATGTGACCAAAGTTAAAAGAGCTGTAATGGAAGAG GATCTCAAATTAGTTGCAGAAGCATCTGATGCAAACAAAAGCGTGGAGAATGATGCGGAGgatgaaaatattatatcagGTGGAAAAGAAGTTGAAACAGTCGAAAAGAAATTTGAATTGGACTCCATACAGAAGCTGGAGGTTgaagagaagagggagaataaaGAAGAGGAGGCAAAGAATGAAGACATCAAAGAG GTATGTGGAGATACTAAGCCTGCCAGCTTGAGTGTGGACGCTGAAGAACACGTCACAACTGAAGAACACACCAATACAGATATCTCACCACAAACCACTGGAGAAACAACAGCTGAGGAAAAAGCAGAAACTGTAAAGGAG ATGGAAGAATCAGTGATAACCAGTGTAGATGAGGACGCTGAGAAAAAGGTTCCAGAGGAGGAAAGTGCTATTAATGACCAGTCTAGGATTATATACAAAGGTGACGAATCAGGAATGTTGGTAGAACAAGAG GTACATGAGATTATTCAAACAGCTGAGGAGTATGGGGATATTGGAAAACAAGGCAGTGTTATTAAGGACAGCTATGAGGCACCTCTAAGCAGCACAGATGAAGAGATTCCTCTACACAAGGAAACAGAAGATGAAAGTGATAAAGTAAAGCCAAACGAAGAG GTTAAGGACTCAAAATCTGAATTCACTGAACCGTGTGAAGCCAGAGGTTCAGTGGACAGACAAGAATTTGAGACCTTAAGGGGCGAACAAGGACCAAATAGTGACATCTGCCTTGTAAAAGCATCTGAAGGAGTttcagaaaaagaaagcaataaaaGCCCCGTTGAAATCTCCTACTTAGAGTCTGAGAGTAAAGGAGAAATCTTGGAAGAAGTTCAGCCTGATGTTAATGATTCTAGCTCAGCACTTACAACAGGAATTGCAAGAGAAACGAGCTTTAAGGAAGCTGAACCAGAAGATAAAAGGCAAATAGAGAGTTTCGAACCTGCTCCTCAAGAGAAGGGACCAGTGACAGAGAGCACGGAAAGAACTACACTGGAAAGTGTGGATATTGATGCCAAACCGGAGGATTCCAACTTTATTGAGAATGAGGACCATGGGATTCCAGCTGCCAGTGAAGCAGAAGAGCTAAAGAATGAAATGCATGAGGAAACTCCAATAACAGGAAGCGAAGATTACAAAGAGGAGACCACTAATGAGACATCTCTAGATAATGTTTTAGATGATAAGCAGGTGGAGTGCTCTACAATTCTACCTAAAGAACCTGAGCTCATGGCCAATGAAGGAAACAAGGCAACAGATGAGAATTCAACaacatatgaaaacatagaaacTCCCCAGACTCCACAGGAAATAGAAATCATGTTAAAGGAAGATATGGCCATCAATGCAAGAGATGCCTCTAAATCAGTGGATCCTAGAATCGAAAGTATAAAGGAAGAAGTTGGGTCTTACCAATTCGACAATCTGAACGAGCATCGTGAGCTagacaatgaaaaacaagaaggCATAGATATCTCAAAATCATCAGAAGTAAGAGACCTAGCCAATCAGGGAGAGATTTGCAAGCTGATGAGTTTGGAAGATGAGTATTCATCAAATGTAGGAGATGAGGCCTTAAAGTGTTTTGAAGTAACTAGTGCAGAAAGAAAAGAGGCTGTCCTGGAAGAAGATAACTCTACCAAGAAATATGAAGATAGCTTAACAGATAATGTTGAAGCAAACAAAGCAGCATTTGAGCTCGAAGAGGGAACCAACAACCAAGAGCAGGCTATTGGCACCAAAGACTATGGAGTTCTAGCAGAAGAG AATTTTGAAGTATCTGAATCTGGGAAGAAGCTTGAAGGTGTCTCTGAATCTGAGACAGGAGATCAAAGCAGCCAAAAGATCCCTGAGACAGATCCAGGTAAAGTTGAGAACATTACTGAAATTCAGGATAGGAGTTTGAAATCTGCAGAACAAAGTTCCCTAGAATCCCAAGAAGTTCGAGAGGAGACAGGTGAGAAAACAGAGCCGAGATTTGAGACTGAAGGTGATGTAAAGGAAACGCAAAACACAGATGAGACTGTAAAGGATGTCTTGTTAACTGAGGAG GTGGACCAAAAAGTTGACAAAGCTGGTAGTGAAACTCCCAAATGCACGGAAAAGGATGTAAATGACACCCTGGAACTTTGTGCTAAATCCACTGAAGATGAAAGGGTTCATGAG GTAAAACAATCCAGCCTTATAGCTGAGGAATGTCAGGAAGCAACAGAATCAAATGAACAGACAGCAATTATGAGCTCAGACCTTCAAGAGGCACCAACCATGGAGGAGATGTCACTTGCAAAAGCAATAAATGATGAAGATAATGAGATGCCTGCTGTTCTCTCCACCACCAAAACAGCTGAAGAGTCAGATGAAATGATAAAGATTATAAAGGAAGAAGATAGTTGTTGTGACAAGATCAAGGCAACAACTATGGTAGAGATAGCAAAGACTAGCTTGGAAGAAGCTCAGCTGGATGAAAAGCCGGTACAAGTATCTAATATTACCTCAAATGATGCCGTTTCTCTTGAAATTGAAGCTGAAGCATGccaacaagaaaaaatcaaagataacGTGGGACTTGAGCTACCCTCAAACTTGGCATCTCCAAATCCAATTGATGATCACGAAAACATAATGAGGGAGCAGGTAGCTAAAGAAAACGCAGATGCAGATGATGTTCAGGAAAATGAAAGAGCTTCTGATGTAGTTTATGAATCCAAAGATCACGGTATTGAAGAGCTGGTCACAAGCAAAATTAAAGAGGAAAATGAGAAATCCTCAGAAATTGAATCTCTAGGTGTTGAAGCAGCAGCAAATGAGATTGCTATTGACCAGAATCCCCCAGAAGTTTTATCAAAAGAAGAGCAAGGAATTTCAGCAACAACTGAAAGAAGGGAAGAAAACGTGAAGGATGTGGAGTTGCTTGAAGATGATTTGAGAAAAACAGAAGAGGTGCCCTTGCAAATGGATGATTGTAGGGAACGTGACATCTCTCAATTAGAGCTTCAATCCAATAAAGATACACAGAATCAGAGTCCAAAGGAGGTACTAGAAGAAGAATGTGGAACTCCTGATGAAACTAAAGAAGAAATCAAGGAAGGTCCAAAATTAGTATCCATGACTAGTTCTCAAGGTTTTGAAGCACTTAAAGAAGATGAGAGCACTTCAGGTCGGACTGTCCCGGAAGAAAAATTAGAAGAGCAAAATCAGACGCCAGCAGCGGCATTGCTTTCTAAGGAAGAGGATTGTGGGACTGAAAGGATTATTGAGAATATTGAGGAGTGTGTGCAAGTGGAAATACCAACCGATCCACGAAATGATTCTCCAAAAAAGATAACAGAAGATACACGCTTGCACAAGGAAGAGACCAATGAGCTTGAAGTCTCAGGATTTGGGTTTGAACTCAACACAGGAATGCAGAAGGATAGTCTGAATGAAGTCCAAGTAGAAGAAAGCAAGAGCCCGGATGATGCCTCTAAATTACAGACTCCAGACTATGAAACAAGCAAAGAGGCTTTTGAATCTATGTCAGAAGCTCATGGCCACAAAGGCTTCACTGCATCACAAGAAACTGAGATCGAAGAAAAGCATCCAGAGGTAGCAATAACTGATTTGACAGCAGGAGAGGATCGGAGTGAGAAAATAATTGATCCAGCTGAAATCATACATGATGAGGTAATAGAAGAAGGAACATTTGAAAGAACCTCCAATCTCAGGACTGAGTTAAGCAAAGAGGCATTCAAATCCATTTCAGAAGTTCATGGACATGAAGCTCTCGCTGAATCAGAAGATactgaaatcaaagaaaagcATCCTGAGGTAACAGTAACTGATATGGCTGCAGAGGAAAATCAGAGTGAGAGAACGATTGACGCTACTGAAATCATACACGATAAACTCAAAAGTGAAGAG CTAACCAAGAGGGAAAACCAACAGATCATGGAGGAAAAGGAAGGTGCCAAAAATGGTGACCCAGGAAACCTTGGTGAAGAAACAACTAAAGAGTGTCAGGAAGAGTATGAGCTGAAGGCTGAGGAAGGTCTAGGAGATGAGGGAACACAAAAGGACATTCAAAATGAAGAG TTATACAAGGAAGCTGAAAAGGCTGATGGAATTGAAAAGCAGATGGATACTGAAAGAATCATCGAGCACCTTCACCTAGCTGCTGCTGAGAATGAGACTATGAAGGAGTCCTTTCTGGATGAAGCAGGATCCGAGTTGCACCTTGAAAATCAGATCTGTGAGATAGCTTCTGGAAATGATGGCAGAACAGAAGCTGCAAATGTAAAAGAAGAG GAAATGGATGTAGAGATATCACAAAAAGAAGTCCCCACGGATCTTGTAGAAGCCAATGAAGCCACCCGAGACATTCATGAGGAAGAGGAAACCTCTAAAACCACTACCGAGCACATTGAAGAGCATGTTAAAGAAGTGGTAATAGAAGCTGATGAACATCCTTCTGCACCAAAGACAACAGAAAGCACATGCTCGCAAAAAGAAGAGACTAAAGACCAGGAAGTATGTGGTTCGGGAGTTGAATGCAGCACAGACATGCAGAAGAACGGTTCAAACGAATTCGATGAGGAAGAAGGCAGAACACCAGATGAAGATTCGACACTACAGCCTCAAGGATACGAAAACaagataaaagataaagaatATCTACCAGAAAGTAACAAAATGACAGAAATAACAGAAACAGGAGCATTTGAAAAAACCTCCGATCTCAGGGCTGAGACAGGTGAAGAGGCTTTCAAATCTGTGTCAGAAGTTCATGAACACGAAGTTCTCGCTGAGTCAGAACatcctgaaataaaaaaagaaaagcatacaGAGGTTGCAGTAACTGATTTGGTGGCAGGGGAAAATCAGAATAAGAAAACAATTGCCGCAACTGAAGTCGTGCATGATGAACTCACAAATGAAGATGAAGAG CTGACCAAGCAGGACAAACAACAGTTCAAGGAGGAAAAGGAAGATACCAAGAATTGTAATCCAATACACCTTGGTGAAGAAACAACTAAAGAAAGCCGCCAAATACATGATCTGAAGGCAGAAGAAAGTCAGGAAGATAAGATGGAAACTGAAATTCAGAATGAAGAG GTAAGCAACGAGAGTGGCGAATACCATCACCTAACTGCTGTCGAGAATGAGACCATCAACGAGAGCTTTCCAGATGAAGCATTGGTAGAGAATGCTGAGGATATGGGAACTAAGCTGCAGGTTGAAAAACATAGCGATGAGAAAACTTCTGGATATGACAGAACAGAAGCCATAACAAACGAG gAATTTGGCACAGAGATATCAGAAAAAGAAAGCCTCCAAGCTCCTGCAGAAGCCAATGAAACCTCACAAGACATTCATCAGGGAGAGAGAGACTCTGATTCAACTTCTGAAAAGCCAATTCCAATTGAAGCAGAACCCCAAGAAACCACAGAGAGGAAGAAAGATGCTCCACAAGTGCTGCTGCAGGAGCCGATTGTTGAAGCCACGCAGGGTGCTGGAGTAGGAGAATCGGAACCTGGAAAAGCTACAGGAATTGCTGATGTACAAGGATTCGAGCACAAAGCAGAGAGAAGTATTGATGAGGAGAATATAAGAGGGAATGATGAGAGTATGTCAGCAAAGACTTCTTTATTTGACATGATGCAGAGCTCCACAAGAGAAAGGCAAGTGGGGGGAGACGTGACAGAAGAAACAAGAGTTGAAGGAGAGAAGGCAAAATCAGACGAAGAAAAGGAagacgaggaggaggaggaggaggaaggagaGGAACACAAAAAGACAGACTCGGGCTCCGATGCTCCAGTCATGGTAGAAGCATCTAGGGATATAGTAGATGTGAAGGTTGCAAGCAAAAAGCACTATAATATACTATCAGGTGTTGGATCAAAAGTGAAGAACTCGATTTCTAAGGTGAAGAAAGCCATTACAGGCAAGTCTTCTCATCCAAAACAACATTCACCAAAATGA